One genomic region from Nostoc sphaeroides encodes:
- a CDS encoding sensor histidine kinase, translating into MMEFLNNFFSTSQFIPHGHCYLWKPGLVWLHLVSDVLTGLAYYSIPVMLVYFVRKRRDMPFGWIFLMFGTFIIACGTTHLMDVWTLWHPTYWLSGLLKAITAFVSVLTAIQLVPLIPQALALPSHAQLEAANSQLAKEIAERIRTEKVLRESEQRWQLALRGNNDGIWDWNVKTNEMFFSVRWNQMLGYEDEEISNYLDEYLTRVHPDDLDWVTQAVQDHFAHKTPFYTTEYRVLCKDGTYKWILDRGQALWDDDDNVVRMVGSHTDITERKQAEEELSSLLNQLESNVELRTAELTRINQSLQAEITERQRIEQALRESEQRFRAAFHQAAVGIAHVAIDGRWLLVNQRLCDIVGYTSEELQLLTFQDITHPDDLNTDLKYIDDILADNIQTYSMEKRYFCKDSSIVWVNLTVSLMREPSGEPKYFISVVEDISERIAALRDRQQWEQQIQASLLEKEVLLKEIYHRVKNNLQVISSLLSLQSAYIKDQDDLVIFKQSQQRIASMALVHEKLYESQDLARINFGEYIRDLVASLFSAYEVNEDAIALRINIDEQVFLGLDTAIPCSLIIHELVSNSLKYAFPTGRNGTIYIEINKDTDHQVTLIVSDNGIGLPSNFNFKNMASLGWQLVDALTNQLAGNIDIQGAIGVKCQVKFTLI; encoded by the coding sequence ATGATGGAATTTTTAAATAATTTTTTCTCTACTAGCCAGTTTATTCCTCACGGACATTGCTACCTCTGGAAACCAGGATTGGTATGGTTGCATCTGGTTTCAGATGTGTTAACTGGACTTGCTTATTATTCAATTCCAGTGATGTTGGTTTATTTTGTCCGTAAACGGCGAGATATGCCTTTCGGCTGGATTTTCCTAATGTTTGGCACATTCATTATTGCTTGTGGCACAACCCATTTAATGGATGTGTGGACTCTTTGGCATCCTACCTATTGGCTATCAGGGTTACTCAAAGCTATCACTGCTTTTGTATCCGTATTGACAGCCATACAACTTGTGCCATTAATACCCCAGGCACTGGCTCTACCGAGTCATGCCCAACTAGAGGCTGCAAACTCCCAACTAGCAAAGGAAATTGCTGAACGCATACGAACTGAGAAGGTGCTGAGGGAAAGTGAACAACGTTGGCAATTAGCTTTGCGCGGCAATAATGATGGAATTTGGGACTGGAATGTTAAAACCAATGAAATGTTCTTTTCGGTTCGCTGGAATCAAATGCTCGGTTACGAAGACGAGGAAATTTCTAACTATTTAGATGAATACCTCACACGAGTGCATCCTGATGATCTTGACTGGGTGACACAAGCAGTTCAAGACCATTTTGCTCATAAAACACCGTTTTACACTACCGAGTATCGAGTTTTATGTAAAGATGGCACTTACAAATGGATTTTGGATCGAGGTCAAGCACTGTGGGATGATGATGATAACGTAGTGCGGATGGTAGGCTCACATACTGACATCACTGAGCGCAAGCAAGCAGAGGAAGAACTAAGTAGCCTACTTAACCAACTAGAAAGCAACGTTGAGCTACGGACAGCAGAGCTAACAAGAATTAATCAATCACTACAGGCAGAAATTACTGAGCGCCAGCGAATAGAACAAGCATTGCGAGAAAGCGAACAGCGATTCCGTGCTGCATTCCATCAAGCTGCTGTTGGCATCGCCCATGTAGCTATAGATGGAAGGTGGTTGTTAGTTAACCAGAGGCTTTGCGATATTGTCGGTTACACATCCGAAGAACTACAATTGCTGACTTTCCAAGATATTACTCACCCAGATGATCTTAACACCGATCTTAAATATATTGATGATATTTTAGCAGATAATATTCAAACTTATTCGATGGAAAAGCGCTATTTCTGCAAAGATAGCTCCATAGTTTGGGTTAATCTCACCGTATCTTTAATGCGCGAACCTAGTGGGGAGCCAAAGTATTTTATTTCTGTGGTCGAAGATATTAGCGAACGAATTGCCGCACTGCGCGATCGCCAGCAGTGGGAGCAGCAAATTCAAGCATCACTTTTAGAAAAAGAGGTGTTATTAAAAGAAATTTATCATCGGGTCAAAAATAATTTACAGGTTATTTCTAGTTTGTTAAGCTTGCAATCTGCTTATATCAAAGATCAAGACGATTTGGTAATATTCAAACAAAGCCAGCAGCGAATTGCATCAATGGCTTTAGTTCACGAAAAATTATATGAGTCTCAAGACTTGGCAAGGATTAACTTTGGTGAATATATTCGAGATTTGGTAGCAAGTTTATTTAGTGCTTATGAAGTTAACGAAGATGCGATCGCTCTGAGAATAAATATCGATGAGCAAGTATTTCTCGGCTTGGATACAGCCATTCCTTGTAGCTTAATTATCCATGAGCTTGTATCTAATTCTTTAAAATATGCATTTCCAACAGGTAGAAATGGTACGATTTATATCGAAATCAACAAAGATACTGACCATCAGGTTACACTTATAGTTAGTGATAATGGAATTGGTTTACCATCAAATTTCAATTTTAAAAATATGGCATCTCTAGGCTGGCAGTTAGTAGATGCGTTAACCAATCAACTCGCAGGTAATATCGATATCCAAGGTGCTATTGGAGTAAAATGCCAAGTAAAATTTACATTAATATAA